Within Anolis sagrei isolate rAnoSag1 chromosome 3, rAnoSag1.mat, whole genome shotgun sequence, the genomic segment TGCTCCAGGGTCCAAAATGACCCCACTCTTTTGACTCTCCCTTCATCACATCCCCATTTTGACATCTGAACTGAATGTTGTTGGCTCCACTATCATCAAGCATTCCCTGTGAACTTTCCACATTTAGGGAGAAGGAGTTCAGGTGGTCTTTGGGACAATTTTTACTCTTTGACCACTCGCCGTTCCTGTCAGAGAAAATAATGATCAGAATGGTCAGAGAAATACATTTAGATGGAATCCAGAAAAACTAGTTGCTGACCTATGGAATAAAGCCATAAACTATGGTTGGAGGAAAATTGGCCTGCAGGTTATTTTGAATTAACAACTTGCACAGTTCTTTCTGACTAGAGTTTTGGAgagatgaaatccaaaatatccatCAGGTCAAAGGTTCCTCACCCCTTCTTGTAAACCTTGGTGATTTGCTTCTAACTACATGCAGTTCAAGAGCTTATAGCTGTATGATTAGAATACTGTTGATTAGTTGTCAATCAATGAACAGTGAGACAATGCAtagataataggcctgggtaacaacggaaaaatttgtttctaaaatcgattcgttttttggggggttttgcgtttcgatatttaaaataattacaaaattttccttttaaaaagttcgatatttacgaaatttcgtaaatggtaaaaaaataacaaatcgatttccgaaacaataacgaatcgattcgttaatggcggacgcgaccgcgaaatacgctaaaaaacctccaaaaacttctgaagcttccctctccctctgttgttgactgttggtgtgatattataattttttttcactaattaaaccataaaactggcccagacatgcggaaataataacgaaacgacctcggaacaataacgaaacgaatacaataacgaaatacgaagcatttacaaaacatctttaaaaattcgtttttttaaaaaattgctccagaatggttcgttatcgcttcgtaatcaacaaaattaacgaattattaacgaattacgaattaacgaaacgaaaccgcccagccctaatagataaatCCATCTGATTCAATGGCTCTGCTGTAGCTGAGACTTGTCAGTTTCTGCATTTTGGGTTATGCAGTAGATTTCCAAAAAGTGATTTAATGCTGTAAGCATGGGTATGTAATAATGTTCAGCAGAGATAGTGTTAAGTGTGTTAGTTCCTGCTTCCTGTATGTGACATACAATGCCTTGTATGGAATGTGAGTAGGCGTGTTCTACTGAGTATGAAGAAGAAGCCAAGAAGCCATTACTGAGTTGTCTTTTGCTGCAAGCAGACGCTACCATTCAACTCTGCTATGTATATAGTCTGTAAGTAAAGCAATTGGTTTATTGCTTTATGGTTGTGTGTTGGAACATTTTTATCTCCTCGTCAACCAACAATCAACAAGACTAACAATTGAATTTAGATTTCATCCCTAAAATAGTAGTAAATGTGGAAATATCCACATTACAGCATATCACAGTATGTCTTAATTGTCTAAGCAGaataaaagaatcatagagttggatgagaccacaagGCCCATGCAATCCAGccacctgccatgcagaaacaaagAAACACACCTGGAACTTAGAAGCAAGAGTGAAAATATAATGTATATGCCAAGCTGATCAGAATCAGTTAACGATATATGCTGATGTTAAACCAGTCTATATGGCTTTATAAATTTGATAAAAAGAGGTATTTTCTAACACCTTCTGTACCACCTCCCACCAAGGAAAACAGCACTGTCTGTGGAGAACAGAAGAGCAAGCTTCCATGGACTTGTCTTTGTTGGGGATTGTCAGGGGagttctgaaagtgcctgatTGCAGTTGTATAACTGGACAATGAAAGAAGACATtaatttttccagaatgttaaaaagtATATTTGATGGCAATCTGGGGAAATTCAATAACACCATCTCCTTCTGTTGATCAACAGGAAACATACAACTTGATTATTGGGTGTTCGCTTAATGAACACACACGTATAACAGTAATGTCCTGAATTATTTGGACTTTGGGtgaatccagacaggcctttatcccaggagaatccatgtttaaaaaatgcagactTTCCTGGGGGCCTGCTCACTCATACCTCAGAAAGAGTgtgttttctggggtgggtgtccagacattctccTGGGACTACTGCAACAGAACATCTAGAACATCTTTCCTGgtactgatattattattactactactagtagtagtaaaaGTAGTAGTATGCAGTTTATTCTCTTAACAAAGATTCAAAGCAGCAGACAGTgctaaaacaatataatattactatctAAAGATtataacattaaaatagaatttaacacCAAGCAACTTAACGGTAAACAGTGTAAATAATTAAAAACCTATTTAAAAATGCTGATCTAGAGAATTTCAGTGAATCTACTCTTTTGTTGTTCTACGGAATAAAatcaaagaagaaaaggaagaaaacaaatccTCACGCTCCAACTGTAGACTCAATTATTTCTCCAGATTTACAGTAAAGACGGACGCCATTCAGAGATGTATCATCCTTGAACATACCTTGCGGTGCATGTacctaataaaaatgaaaaaaaaaagacagtgtTGAAATATTTGCTCTAATTGGCCTTTATGTATGTTTTCTGTCAGAATTTTTGAGGTGCACTGGCTTGTACCCCTAAATAAACATTATTCTGCTGCAAATATAGCCTTAAACCTAGTTTACTCTGAAATTATCATACTCCGAGTGGATTGTGTAATTTGGCTTTGTATTTCTTGAGCTTCCTGATGCTTTCCAAAATGGCAAatctagtacaggcagtcccatcCAATTTATAAACAACTTAtaattaagaacgggggtgaaacaacaagaagtgagagaaatctacctctagaaaAGGAAATTAACCCCTGAAAgaattgtcatggggaaaaggtgtctctattGAAAGCTTATCACAATCCTCATTTCCATGTGCAGCCAATGGAAGTGAACCATATGAATAAAGCAATTTTGTTAGGAAGAATGGTGTAGATTGAATCTGggattttcaatgtattgtcaagagctttcatggccggaatcactatgttgtttgtaggttttttgggccatgttctagaagcattctctctggacgtttcacctgcaactatagcaggcatcctcagcccaaaaaacctaaaacaactctgggattttcatttttcaaagaaTGCACTTTTTAAATGACTTATTAttacatgtagccgggggggggggggggggcttgaggggcttcagccccccccccccccgaaattctcatggtggttcgcgaaaaggccttactggtgcattatttaaactgttatgtttattcatatcatgatctgatcaccatactcaatatatcccatatgcatgggggtattggggtaacaatacaaaaggtttgctaggctattccctctttcactcagactcagcccccccccccgaaactcagccccccgaaaccccccctgaaaattttagcccctccccccccccccgaaacgaaatcctggctacgggcctgatctgtGCCATCCATGATTACATTCCTATTTAAGTGATTACCTTTCTATTTAAATAAATTCCCTTTTTGTAAGCTTGTCTTGGGTTTTAATCATGGAAAAACTCCAAAAGTCGTTGGGATATTCCACAACAATTGAAAGTGGTAAGAGGCATGCAGAGGATCAATATGAATGAATAAAAAAGCTTTCAATTCAGCCTGAATAGAAGTAGTCATTTTGTAATGTTCAGTGATACTTCTACTGAACTTTCTTTTACAATCACGTTTCAGGCTgaatttgacttttttttttaaatcatgccTTAAACCCAGTTACTAGTGCCAACTAAAGGGGATTAATTTGATCATAGGTGTTGACTTATAATCATAGGTCTTACTTACTTACAACAACTGGATTTAGACTACTTTCTTTTGCTGATACACATGTGGCTCTCAAAATCAATTCTTTCTAATCAATCATGATACAGTTATAAATCAATGAACTAACCATCGAGAATTTCCTCAATGTGCACTTTTGGGGTTTTGTGGTTAATTCTGGGGAAAGGGGGAattaaaatgaaagaaggaaagggctTTTGGCGTATTGTTAACCTTTATTTACCTTAATTGCAAATCCAGTGGCATATCCTGTTGTACAGAATTGTGTTTCTCCCCAATCGCCCTGCGCTCCTCCATTTGGCACTGTTAAGACTGCATTTGATACCCGGCTTTCTGCATCCCAGACACAGCAGAAGACCAAGCAGATCACAATGTTCACTGAGAGGTCCATTGAAAAGCAATCAAATTAAGATTCACCtgcaaaatatttctgaaaaataaatatctcaagatttttaatatgatttactGGAAATTCCTCATTAATCACTTCTGAAATCTAAAGGCAATTACATCTAGCTACAAAAAAGTACTTCAAGGGCCCAAATGCAGGATGGGAAATAATAGTGGATATATTCCTTTCCCCTTTAATTATAGGAACTAATCATGAATCAACCTGCAAATTGAGAAATCATTGGAGATGTGGAAAATTGTTATCAATATAATTCCAATGAGATTCCCCGGCTGACAGCATGCATGGAACATTGTAATATAAAAgtctcaatgtattgttgaaggctttcatggctggaatcactgggttgttgtgggtttttcaggctatatggccatgttctagaagcattctctcctgacgttttgcctgcatctatggcaagaatcctcagaggttgtgaggtcctatagcagtggttctcaacctggggtccccagatgtttttgccccagaaatcctaacagctggtaaactggctgggatttctgggagttgtgggcaaaaaacatggttctcaatctgtgggtccccaggtatttttaCCTTCAATTCTCTgtaatcctagccagtttaccagctgggaggtgaaggccaaaacatatgggcaccctcaggttgagaaccactgctctagagatctCAGTAATCTTCATTTATTATATAGCTATAGGGATAGAGTCAGACATTTTCAAAACACACACTCTTTGCCCTTCAATAGCTATGGGAAGGTGCTAGGTGCCTACCTTTTCTAAGTGGTCAGTTAgggatagtttttttttttgcagaatttaGAATGTAATACCCCTCAGACACAAAAGGACATAAGCAGGTAGAGATATGCTTTCATCTTCCAGTAGTAGGAACCCAGCCTTTGTCAGTTaaattgacctttaaagccctacatgatttggatccaagttacctacaggatcataTTCTTCTGCAGAATCAGCCCCAAACATTAATGTCCtttgaggtatttatttatttatttacatcttttatatcccgcccatatcagcccgcaggcgactcaggttccagcctgccagaacccaactggcaaccactATCCAGAGGAACTTTTCATCAGCCATCCCAAGACTGTTGAACGACCTGCCAGGAGACCTCCggcagctaaatcagctgtcagaatttaagacacaagtgaagaccaatctcttctagcaggcctacccagacaattttaatgacaaattttaaacttccactctatgttgaatttttgttttgtgtattttaatatgtattttatggaaatacatATTAATACATGTATTCTAtgcagtgtttttaaatgattatgtgttttagcaatgtagGAACCCACCTCGAGCTGTGAGGAAAggcggataagaaataaaataataataataataataataattattattattattattattatggaacacAACACCCTCTAACATTACAGCTTTTATGATTTAGCATActgccccaccccaccccaccccttacTGCATCACAAGTTGGAGCAATCTCTAAATAATTCTGATGAAGGAATACACATTTAAATACCCTGAGCTGATTCAATTTGGTTAATCTCTATTACAACAGACCCATTGAGTCacttgttatattatatattatataaggtATAGTAATCAGATGGTTCTCTCGAGTTGGGACAAACAGGAATTAAAATCCTGTATGGATTGCCTTTGTGGAAAAAAAATACTGTCCTTCAGTTCATCCCAACAATTACCACAAAACTACATGGCCTGACCAAATTTTTCCTTAGTTCTATTTTTTAGCACTAATAAGACTTGTATATTTCTTTCTTGCTCTTCCCAGTTCCCTCAGAAAGTCTCATTGTGAAGTACAATGCCGTTAAACTTACAGTGCAATAGCAATTGGGTGTCCTACAGGTGGAATGAGAGAAAGCCTGCAGTGAGCAGCAAATATAAGGGCATCCGGGGAGGGGAGTAAAGAGGGgcaggacaaaaaaaaatgtggagTCACTTATTCTGAGTTATAACTTACTATGCAATATTGCTTGATAACTGAATGTAACAGAATAAAGGCTGTGAAGAATTATTTCTCCATTGCTTATCCTTTTTCTCTATTGTCTGCAAAAACAGAAACCTATTCACTGTAGTAGGAAGTGTCCTAAAGCTAAGACCCATTTCCAAACAGAAGGTT encodes:
- the LOC137096611 gene encoding vitelline membrane outer layer protein 1-like, with product MDLSVNIVICLVFCCVWDAESRVSNAVLTVPNGGAQGDWGETQFCTTGYATGFAIKVHAPQGMFKDDTSLNGVRLYCKSGEIIESTVGANGEWSKSKNCPKDHLNSFSLNVESSQGMLDDSGANNIQFRCQNGDVMKGESKEWGHFGPWSKDCEPGAICGIQTKVDLGKTGIFSDDTGLNDVKFYCCD